The proteins below are encoded in one region of Salmo salar chromosome ssa02, Ssal_v3.1, whole genome shotgun sequence:
- the LOC106588876 gene encoding LOW QUALITY PROTEIN: nodal modulator 1 (The sequence of the model RefSeq protein was modified relative to this genomic sequence to represent the inferred CDS: deleted 2 bases in 1 codon; substituted 3 bases at 3 genomic stop codons), with product MERDSVFHTDRLGAPRNPLLDQLPSYQSLLYHRKPSASGSTKRRGSSRTRLGSSSSGKWGQTTVARQHEEKHRTQTLQRPVRELPKPMAEKRRDKDQRLEQAKDLSSWSQCRQSTRRTLRRLKEDGFEMLSNLELWRGDIHVIEGMFGTGILSYFSFLRFLVLLNFIMVLLMFGFVMLPIITAPHASGNTTFNHVDGFECSNYPSTSRRGLVIFHQHITDLLSGAGFLEQTYLFYGYYKVETIHFPKFTYNLPLAYLLVTIAYLFLSLIWIVKRSATGFKRKLVQDEDRFQSFCSKIFAGWDFCIVNDSAARLKRSSLLYELKTDLEEERIKQKIADRTRKEKCRIYVIQLILNLFVIAVLAACFYSIYIATNFSQKAQMTKVNFILDLIYEYLPSIVITLANFITPLIFSLIIQFEDYCPAFEIRFTLMRCVFMRLTSICVLLVSLWGQITSCQEGNCVCGYNHILXPCWESRVGQEMYKLMIFDFVIIGAVTVFVEFPRKLIVYYCDCGLAKWWGQQEFAIPQNVLQIVYGQTICWIGTFYCPLLPAICTIKYFIIFYIKKVTLVNNCRPATRPFRASSSNFFFLAVLLIGLALACVPVTIGIAQISCSQACGPFVNYTTSWEVLPRTVSQLPTGARTFLLAISSEAFAVSLFVITCLAMFYVIALAXAHKQVINQLREQLVMDGRDKRFLIKKLCQAQRTCAITSTGSGCQSHSSDRVSPSXHSNSGVFLVQPPPDSATHRNGTGGSVHCQFCCPEKSSRKLGITEPADMAVLWILFGIICCQFITVSADDIVVACGGFVKSDVEINYSLIEIKVYTKQGSLKYQTDCAPINGYFMIPLYDKGDFVLKIEPPLGWSFEPTSVDLYVDGVNDICTKEQDINFVFTGFSVSGTVLSKGQLLGPAGVEISLTREGTGEKLQTVFTQPGGKYTFTKVLPGNYDIIASHPSWTLEQSATSVRVSSANAVAAEHLVVGGYDVSGEVRSDGEPMKKVTFLLYSATVKKEDISGCNTAPVDGAESGDDSLVYLCSALSREDGIFSFPSLASGDYTVIPFYRGERITFDVAPSRMDFRVEHNSLKLEPIFRVMGFSVTGRVLNSLEGDGVPDATVTLNNQIKVLTKEDGSYRLENMTTGTYTLRTHKDLMFFEPITVKIAPNTPQLPDIITAGFSVCGQIAITRLPEGLKQQGRYKVNLTPLGQDNTATRTANSDQQGAFCFYAKPGDYSVTVSLPEVEVKAGLALQPAALEVSLVDRPLSDLLFTQFMASVSGRVYCLANCDDLSVTLQPVSRQGERRSVLLSGSGDTLEISFDNVLPGKYKVSISHEEWCWKLKSVEVEVLDSDVLGVELRQIGYILRCSLSHAITLEFFQDGSKPENVGVYNLSKGVNRFCLSKPGVYKVTPRSCHQFEQDYYTYDTSAPTILTLTAVRHHMTGLITTDKILDVTVTIKSSIESEPALVLGPLRSLEEQRQEQQLQEIELRRQERERRAQEAEDGGDSQPPIQERADELTSPFHYEFSYWARAGERITVTPSSKELLFYPPEIEATITGESCPGRVVDIAGRAGLFLEGQVTPELQGVEISITERGVKAPLITVATNENGAYSVGPLHSDRHYDVSASKEGFILSTVEGTQGDFKAFALAGVTFKIKSEDGHALSGVLLSLSGGSFRSNLLTQDTGVLTFNNLSPGQYYFKPMMKEFRFEPASQMITVEEGQNLSIDITGFKTAYSCYGAVQSLSGDAERDVSVEAVGQADCSIYSEDTVTDEEGRFRLRGLLPGCRYLIQLRAQGNDHIERALPQHRSIEVGSTDIVGVNIIAFRQINQFDLSGNIITSSEHLPTLSVKLYKSDNLDNPINSVSLGQSLFFHFPPLDRDGETYVLMLHSTLSRSQYDFSLPQVSFTSTGYHKHITLTFNPNRKVPDQDVAQGSYIALPLTLLLLLAAYNHEKVIPLLLQLVSRLQGVRSLSQAGGDNAALDEAKRQAKRQKTRRT from the exons ATGGAGAGAGACTCAG TGTTCCACACTGACCGTCTGGGAGCACCACGTAACCCACTACTGGACCAGCTCCCCAGCTACCAGTCTCTGCTGTACCACAGAAAGCCCTCAGCCTCGGGCAGTACCAAGCGCCGTGGCAGCTCACGGACCAGGCTGGGCTCCTCCAGCAGTGGGAAATGGGGACAGACCACAGTGGCCAGACAGCATGAGGAGAAACACAGGACTCAGACCCTACAGAGACCAGTCAGGGAACTGCCCAAACCTATGGCGGAGAAACGCAGAGACAA GGACCAGCGTTTGGAGCAGGCCAAGGATCTGAGCAGTTGGAGTCAGTGCAGACAGAGCACCAGACGGACCCTGAGGAGGCTGAAGGAGGATGGGTTTGAGATGCTCAGCAACCTGGAGCTCTGGAGGGGAGACATCCATGTCATTGAGG GGATGTTTGGCACGGGGATCCTGTCCTACTTCTCCTTCCTGCGTTTCCTGGTGCTGCTCAACTTCATCATGGTCCTGCTCATGTTCGGCTTCGTCATGCTGCCCATCATCACCGCCCCCCATGCCTCTGGGAACACCACATTCAACCACGTAGATG GCTTTGAGTGCAGTAACTACCCTAGCACCTCTCGCCGTGGCCTGGTGATTTTCCACCAGCACATCACAGACCTCCTCTCAGGGGCG GGCTTTCTGGAGCAGACCTACCTCTTCTATGGTTACTACAAGGTAGAGACCATTCACTTCCCTAAGTTCACCTACAACCTGCCTCTGGCCTACCTGCTGGTCACCATAGCCTACCTCTTCCTCAGTCTCATATGGATAGTCAAAAG GTCTGCGACTGGCTTTAAGCGTAAACTGGTGCAGGACGAGGATCGCTTCCAGAGCTTCTGCAGCAAGATCTTTGCCGGCTGGGACTTCTGTATCGTCAACGACAGCGCAGCCAGGCTCAAGAGGAGCAGTCTTCTTTATGAACTGAAG ACTGATCTGGAAGAGGAGCGCATCAAGCAGAAGATAGCAGACAGGACACGGAAGGAGAAGTGTCGGATCTACGTGATCCAACTGATCCTGAATCTGTTTGTGATCGCTGTACTGGCGGCGTGCTTCTACTCCATCTATATAGCCACCAACTTCTCCCAGAAAGCACAGATGACTAag GTGAACTTCATCCTGGACCTGATCTATGAGTATCTGCCTTCCATCGTCATCACCCTGGCCAACTTCATCACACCCCTCATCTTCTCCCTCATCATCCAGTTTGAAGACTACTGCCCTGCCTTCGAGATCCGCTTCACTCTCATGAG GTGTGTGTTCATGCGCCTGACCAGTATCTGTGTGCTTCTCGTCTCCCTCTGGGGTCAGATCACCTCTTGCCAGGAAGGCAACTGTGTCTGCGGGTACAACCACATCCTCTAACCG TGTTGGGAGTCTCGCGTGGGCCAGGAGATGTACAAACTCATGATCTTCGATTTCGTCATCATCGGTGCCGTCACTGTCTTTGTGGAGTTCCCTAGGAA aCTCATAGTGTACTACTGTGACTGTGGCCTGGCCAAGTGGTGGGGCCAGCAGGAGTTTGCCATCCCCCAGAACGTCCTGCAGATTGTGTACGGCCAGACCATCTGCTGGATCGGGACATTCTACTGCCCCCTGCTGCCCGCCATCTGCACCATCAAGTACTTCATCATCTTCTACATCAAAAAG GTGACCCTGGTGAATAACTGCCGCCCGGCCACCCGTCCGTTCCGAGCCTCCAGCTCCAACTTCTTCttcctggctgtgctgctgattGGCCTGGCATTGGCCTGTGTACCTGTCACCATTGGCATCGCACA GATCAGCTGTTCCCAGGCCTGTGGTCCATTCGTTAACTACACTACATCCTGGGAGGTGCTCCCCCGGACGGTGTCCCAGCTGCCTACAGGAGCACGCACATTCCTCCTGGCCATCTCCTCTGAGGCCTTCGCCGTCTCCCTCTTTGTCATCACATG CCTGGCCATGTTTTATGTCATTGCTCTAGCTTGAGCGCACAAGCAAGTGATCAACCAACTGAGGGAACAACTAGTCATG GATGGGCGAGACAAGCGTTTCCTGATCAAGAAGCTGTGTCAGGCCCAGAGGACCTGTGCTATTACATCCACAGGTTCGGGATGCCAGTCCCACTCCTCAGACAGAGTCAGCCCCAGCTAACACTCCAACTCTGGGGTCTTCCTGGTCCAGCCACCCCCGGACTCTGCTACTCAT CGTAACGGAACCGGAGGCAGCGTGCACTGTCAATTCTGTTGTCCAGAAAAATCTTCT CGAAAGCTTGGGATAACGGAACCGGCAGACATGGCAGTGTTGTGGATATTATTTGGAATCATCTGCTGCCAGTTCATTACAGTGTCAGCTGATGACATTGTGGTGGCCTGCGGAGGGTTCGTGAAATCCGACGTTGAAATCAACTACTCGCTGATCGAG ATTAAAGTGTACACCAAACAAGGGTCTTTGAAATATCAGACCGACTGTGCTCCCATCAATGGATACTTTATGATTCCCCTCTATGACAAG GGAGACTTTGTGTTGAAGATTGAGCCTCCTCTTGGGTGGAGCTTTG agCCCACCAGTGTGGACCTCTATGTGGACGGGGTCAATGATATCTGCACCAAGGAGCAGGACATCAACTTTGTCTTCACTGGCTTCTCTGTCTCTGGAACG GTGCTAAGTAAAGGCCAACTCCTAGGCCCAGCTGGGGTGGAGATCAGCCTGACCAGGGAGGGAACAGGAGAAAAGCTGCAGACTGTGTTCACTCAGCCTGGAGGAAA gtacaccttcacCAAAGTACTTCCTGGAAATTATGACATCATTGCTTCTCATCCATCCTGGACCTTGGAGCAG AGCGCTACGTCAGTGCGTGTGTCCAGTGCCAATGCAGTGGCTGCAGAACATCTGGTGGTGGGAGGGTACGATGTCTCTGGGGAGGTCCGGAGTGATGGGGAGCCCATGAAAAAagtcaccttcctcctctactctgccACAGTGAAGAAGGag GACATCAGTGGCTGTAACACAGCCCCAGTGGATGGAGCAGAGTCTGGAGATGACTCCCTGGTCTACCTGTGTAGCGCCCTGTCCCGAGAGGACGGCATCTTCTCCTTCCCCTCACTGGCCAGCGGAGATTACACTGTG ATTCCCTTCTACAGGGGAGAGAGGATCACATTTGACGTGGCGCCTTCCAGAATGGACTTCAGGGTGGAGCACAACAGCTTGAAGCTGGAG ccCATCTTCCGTGTCATGGGTTTCTCTGTGACCGGCAGGGTTCTCAACAGCCTGGAGGGGGACGGGGTACCTGACGCCACGGTAACCCTCAACAACCAGATCAAAG TTCTGACCAAAGAGGACGGCTCCTACCGCCTGGAGAATATGACCACCGGTACCTACACCCTCCGCACGCACAAGGACCTCATGTTTTTTGAGCCAATCACGGTGAAGATAGCGCCCAACACGCCTCAACTCCCTGACATCATCACTGCTGG gTTCAGCGTGTGTGGTCAGATCGCTATCACCCGTCTGCCAGAGGGCCTGAAGCAGCAGGGGCGTTACAAGGTGAACCTCACTCCCCTGGGACAGGACAACACCGCCACCCGCACCGCTAACTCAGACCAGCAGGGGGCCTTCTGCTTCTATGCCAAACCTGGAGACTACAGTGTTACC GTGTCTCTTCCTGAGGTGGAGGTGAAGGCTGGCCTGGCCCTGCAGCCTGCTGCTCTGGAGGTCTCCCTGGTGGACAGGCCCCTCTCCGACCTCCTCTTCACCCAGTTCATGGCCTCCGTCTCGGGCAGGGTCTACTGTCTGG CAAACTGTGATGACCTGTCGGTGACGCTGCAGCCGGTGAGTcgtcagggggagaggaggagcgtGCTCCTCTCAGGGAGCGGTGACACCTTGGAAATCTCCTTCGACAACGTCCTGCCTGGCAAATACAAAG TGAGTATCTCCCATGAGGAGTGGTGCTGGAAGCTCAAGTCAGTGGAGGTGGAGGTGCTGGACTCTGACGTGCTGGGAGTAGAGCTCAGACAGATAGGCTACATCCTCCGCTGCTCCCTGTCCCACGCCATCACCCTG GAGTTCTTCCAGGATGGCAGCAAGCCTGAGAACGTTGGCGTCTATAACCTCTCCAAGGGGGTCAACCGCTTCTGTCTCTCCAAGCCTG GTGTGTACAAAGTGACTCCTCGATCTTGCCACCAATTCGAACAGGACTATTATACCTACGACAC GTCAGCCCCCACTATCCTGACCCTGACTGCAGTGAGACATCACATGACTGGCCTAATCACCACTGATAAGATCCTGGATGTCACGGTCACCATCAA ATCCTCCATAGAGTCTGAGCCAGCTCTGGTCCTAGGCCCTCTGAGAAGCCTGGAGGAGCAGAGGCAGGAGCAGCAGCTGCAGGAGATCGAGCTGCGgcgccaggagagggagagacgcgCCCAAGAGGCTGAGGATGGCGGTGACAGCCAGCCCCCCATCCAAGAGAGAGCTGATGAGCTCACCAGCCCCTTTCACTATGAATTTTCTTACTGGGCCAGGGCTGGGGAGAGGATCACTGTGACTCCCTCCTCCAAGGAGCTTCTCTTCTATCCGCCGGAGATTGAGGCTACTATCACTGGAG AGTCTTGTCCAGGGCGTGTGGTGGACATCGCGGGGCGCGCTGGTCTGTTCCTGGAGGGCCAAGTGACTCCAGAGCTGCAGGGGGTAGAGATCTCCATCACCGAGAGAGGAGTCAAGGCCCCCCTCATCACTGTCGCCACCAACGAGAACGGGGCTTACAG TGTTGGTCCCCTGCACAGTGACCGTCACTATGACGTCAGTGCCAGTAAGGAGGGCTTCATCCTCAGCACTGTAGAGGGAACCCAGGGAGACTTCAAGGCCTTCGCCCTGGCTGGAGTCACCTTCAAG ATCAAGTCAGAGGATGGTCACGCTCTGTCTGGAGTCCTGCTGTCTCTCAGTGGAGGATCGTTCAGATCCAACCTGCTCACCCAGGACACTGGCGTCCTCACCTTCAACAACTTG aGCCCAGGTCAGTACTACTTCAAGCCCATGATGAAGGAGTTCAGGTTTGAGCCTGCTTCTCAGATGATCACCGTTGAGGAGGGACAGAACCTCAGCATCGACATCACCGGATTCAAAACCGCATACAG TTGCTACGGGGCAGTTCAGTCCCTGAGTGGAGATGCTGAGAGGGACGTGTCAGTGGAGGCAGTGGGACAGGCAGACTGTAGTATCTACAGCGAGGACACAGTCACAGACGAGGAGGGACGCTTCAGGCTCAGGGGCCTGCTG CCTGGCTGTAGATACCTGATCCAGCTGCGAGCACAGGGCAACGACCACATCGAGAGAGCCCTGCCTCAGCACCGCTCCATAGAGGTTGGGAGCACCGACATCGTGGGAGTCAACATCATCGCCTTCAGGCAGATCAACCAGTTTGACCTGAGTGGGAACATCATCACCTCATCAGAACACCTGCCCACCCTCTCT GTGAAGCTGTATAAGAGTGACAACCTTGACAACCCCATCAACAGTGTGTCTTTGGGACAGTCCCTCTTTTTCCACTTCCCACCTCTGGACagggatggagag